Proteins from a single region of Allocatelliglobosispora scoriae:
- a CDS encoding PP2C family protein-serine/threonine phosphatase has translation MPRGRTRADQAAAEPVTDTGEAMLPIVRELLAAIPSSCTWLLPVRDGAGQIVDFRIGAAGAESRDVTGRSGTERVGALLGELYPSMIGGPLWQLYLQVSADRQPAQLSNFRYQEQRAGVVAVSVFDVSVHWACGGLLVWWQRLDEYQRRLDQTEFLGNLGWGEFDLATGRNEWSPGMYRLFERDPALGPLSRAEQTAAIVADDQPLRETAWQLLDGGIVSDLTLRVRVGDGIKALRLVADVARDAEGNPVKIYGVVQDVTAREESLSAVDRLREELRSRELSALAEHRLAGQLQQVIQPLPSDPIDLPGVQVLVRYVPAGSPVQVGGDWYHAIETADGRVVLAIGDVVGHGLASATAMAQLRYALTAWTSIGISDPGPLMSHLNGLCLRLGTTSTAVIALFDPADGSLRWARGGHLPPLHTRGGRVTALPHPQGLLLGASAAAVYPEAMVHLDSADLLLFYTDGLVERRGHDQEEILTRVVDTLSAADEGAAGAWSAVDGLLEYASPDDDTCLLAVRITP, from the coding sequence ATGCCCCGAGGCCGCACGCGTGCCGATCAGGCCGCCGCCGAGCCGGTCACCGATACCGGCGAGGCGATGCTTCCGATCGTCCGCGAACTCCTCGCGGCGATCCCGTCGAGCTGCACCTGGCTGCTGCCCGTTCGCGACGGCGCCGGGCAGATCGTCGACTTCCGGATCGGGGCGGCGGGTGCCGAGTCGCGGGACGTGACCGGGCGCAGCGGCACCGAGCGGGTGGGCGCGCTCCTCGGCGAGCTCTACCCCAGCATGATCGGCGGTCCGCTGTGGCAGCTGTACCTCCAGGTCAGCGCCGATCGGCAGCCCGCGCAGCTGTCGAACTTCCGCTACCAGGAGCAGCGGGCCGGGGTGGTCGCGGTCTCGGTCTTCGACGTGAGCGTGCACTGGGCCTGTGGCGGCCTGCTCGTGTGGTGGCAGCGGCTCGACGAGTACCAGCGGCGCCTGGACCAGACGGAGTTCCTCGGCAACCTGGGCTGGGGCGAGTTCGACCTGGCGACCGGTCGCAACGAATGGTCGCCGGGGATGTACCGGCTCTTCGAGCGCGACCCGGCGCTCGGGCCGCTGTCGCGGGCGGAGCAGACGGCCGCGATCGTCGCCGACGACCAGCCGCTGCGGGAGACGGCGTGGCAGCTCCTCGACGGCGGCATCGTCTCCGACCTCACCCTGCGGGTGCGGGTGGGCGACGGAATCAAGGCGCTGCGGCTCGTCGCCGACGTGGCCCGCGACGCCGAGGGCAACCCCGTGAAGATCTACGGCGTGGTGCAGGACGTCACCGCCCGGGAGGAGTCCCTCAGCGCGGTCGACCGCCTCCGGGAGGAGCTGCGCAGCAGGGAGCTGTCGGCGCTCGCCGAGCACCGTCTCGCCGGGCAGCTCCAGCAGGTCATCCAGCCGCTGCCGAGCGACCCGATCGACCTGCCCGGTGTGCAGGTGCTGGTGCGTTACGTCCCGGCGGGCAGCCCGGTCCAGGTCGGCGGCGACTGGTACCACGCGATCGAGACCGCCGACGGGCGAGTGGTGCTGGCGATCGGCGACGTGGTCGGGCACGGTCTCGCCTCGGCGACCGCGATGGCGCAGCTGCGCTACGCCCTGACCGCGTGGACCAGCATCGGCATCAGCGACCCCGGTCCGTTGATGAGCCACCTCAACGGGCTGTGCCTGCGGCTCGGCACCACCTCGACGGCGGTGATCGCGCTCTTCGACCCGGCCGACGGCAGCCTGCGCTGGGCCCGGGGCGGGCACCTGCCGCCGCTGCACACGCGGGGCGGTCGGGTCACCGCGCTGCCGCACCCGCAGGGGCTGCTGCTCGGCGCCTCGGCGGCCGCGGTCTATCCGGAGGCGATGGTCCACCTGGACTCGGCTGACCTGCTGCTCTTCTACACCGATGGGCTGGTGGAGCGGCGCGGTCACGACCAGGAGGAGATCCTGACGAGGGTGGTCGACACCCTCTCGGCCGCCGACGAGGGCGCGGCCGGGGCCTGGTCCGCTGTGGACGGACTGCTCGAATACGCCAGCCCCGACGACGACACCTGCCTGCTGGCAGTGCGGATCACGCCCTAG
- a CDS encoding ATP-binding protein, whose protein sequence is MSEPAAAPPAELTYQVATDLQGVRSFVHDRATLAGLTPSRADLLTLAVSELATNTLQHTSGGGLVRVWTEEGAVICEVEDGGRLGDLAPPVMPQVTSPGGRGLAIVDRICDRVTVVHTAYGVRHRLVMDL, encoded by the coding sequence GTGTCCGAACCGGCAGCAGCGCCACCCGCCGAACTCACCTACCAGGTCGCGACCGACCTGCAGGGGGTCCGGTCGTTCGTGCACGACCGGGCGACCCTGGCAGGTCTCACCCCGTCCCGTGCGGACCTGCTCACCCTCGCCGTCAGCGAGCTCGCCACCAACACGCTCCAGCACACCTCGGGTGGCGGCCTGGTGCGAGTGTGGACCGAGGAGGGCGCCGTGATCTGCGAGGTCGAGGACGGCGGTCGGCTCGGCGACCTCGCCCCACCGGTGATGCCGCAGGTCACATCGCCCGGCGGTCGGGGTCTCGCCATCGTCGACCGGATCTGCGACCGGGTCACCGTGGTGCACACCGCCTACGGCGTACGGCACCGGTTGGTGATGGACCTCTAG
- a CDS encoding STAS domain-containing protein has product MSGRLTTHVSRGPAHTVVAVAGDCDLAGREELTATLLAAVADARIVTVDLSDVEFLDSSGIHALVTAHHAAVQATRRLYATGATGVVAQVLELTGVAELLAPPASAGADS; this is encoded by the coding sequence ATGTCGGGACGCTTGACCACGCACGTCTCCCGTGGGCCAGCGCACACAGTGGTCGCCGTCGCCGGAGACTGCGACCTGGCCGGCCGGGAGGAGCTGACGGCGACCCTGCTCGCCGCCGTCGCGGACGCCCGGATCGTCACCGTCGACCTGTCCGATGTCGAGTTCCTCGACTCCAGCGGGATCCACGCGCTCGTCACCGCCCATCATGCAGCCGTGCAGGCCACCCGCCGGCTGTACGCCACCGGTGCGACCGGCGTGGTCGCGCAGGTGCTGGAGCTCACCGGAGTCGCCGAACTCCTCGCCCCACCGGCCTCGGCCGGAGCTGACAGCTAG
- a CDS encoding MarR family winged helix-turn-helix transcriptional regulator — protein MVVVAGGSEENAVRSEALDDLVDALRTFTVESDVFVDVFARAHGLGRSHLNAIMWISASAQAGHPMTAGELAGRLGLGAPATTALIDRLESAGHVVRDRDPHDRRKVTIRMQNVALQLAMQFFAPLGVGMAHASADIPVTELKIASTVVRRMTQAVTDARRATARPEATDGSASAPEVP, from the coding sequence ATGGTCGTCGTGGCCGGGGGCAGCGAGGAGAACGCCGTCAGGTCCGAAGCACTCGACGATCTGGTCGACGCGCTCCGGACCTTCACTGTGGAGTCCGACGTCTTCGTCGATGTCTTCGCCCGTGCGCACGGTCTCGGTCGCAGCCATCTCAACGCCATCATGTGGATCAGCGCAAGTGCGCAGGCAGGGCACCCGATGACCGCCGGTGAGCTGGCCGGCCGGCTCGGGCTCGGGGCACCCGCGACCACCGCGCTCATCGACCGGCTGGAGTCGGCGGGGCACGTCGTGCGCGACCGCGACCCGCACGACCGGCGCAAGGTGACGATCCGGATGCAGAATGTCGCGCTGCAGCTCGCGATGCAGTTCTTCGCACCGCTCGGCGTCGGCATGGCCCACGCGTCAGCCGACATCCCGGTCACCGAGCTGAAGATCGCCTCGACCGTCGTACGCCGGATGACGCAGGCCGTCACCGACGCCCGCCGGGCCACCGCACGCCCCGAGGCCACCGACGGAAGCGCCTCGGCTCCGGAAGTGCCATGA
- a CDS encoding MMPL family transporter, whose product MGSRFIKIITGRVGSILILIATAVLSALVFATSPEQPQAQPGDGLPAGAQSTRVTELGDRFASGRQSSAIVVYERADAALTGEDKAAIENARTALAARALGGKLPPPVVSEDGQAALLIVPLSGDLDGDALGTTVDGIRDDVRAPGAGLPAGLSAQVTGGAAFSRDISAAFDGADVTLLVSTAAVVALLLLITYRSPFLWIIPLTVIGIGDQVVAKLLPWVANLVGERTDASISGIVSVLVFGAGTDYALLLISRYREELRRTESRREAMAGALRGAAPAILASAGTVILALLTLLFAVLTSNRTLGISAALGVAVALVFGLVVLPAALVCFPRGIFWPFVPKVGSADPSETGFWSRVAKGVGRRPAVVLVGAGVVLASLALGLLGTNVGLSQTEQFRTEVESVTAQETLARHYPPGSSQPAAVIVNAAAGQRAADELRGIGGVTRVEEPETSEDGTLTQLRVQLTAESGTPAADATVTAMRDRLAGIAGADAYVGGAPAADLDKRDANVRDDMVIAPLVLAVVLIVLIALLRSLVAPILLLITVIVSFAASLGAATFVFHLVGIPALDAAVPLLAFLFLVALGVDYNIFLVTRAREETAARGDTRAGMLRALSATGGVITSAGILLAAVFAVLGVLPVIVLTQLGIIVGIGVLLDTLLVRTVVVPALALLLGERFWWPARPAEGAGANRATASDPSA is encoded by the coding sequence ATGGGCAGCCGCTTCATCAAGATCATAACTGGTCGGGTCGGGTCGATTCTCATCCTGATCGCCACCGCCGTGCTCTCGGCGCTGGTCTTCGCCACCTCACCCGAGCAGCCCCAGGCGCAGCCCGGCGACGGGCTGCCCGCCGGAGCGCAGTCGACCCGCGTCACCGAGCTCGGCGACCGGTTCGCCAGCGGTCGGCAGTCCTCGGCGATCGTCGTCTACGAGCGCGCCGATGCCGCGCTCACCGGCGAGGACAAGGCCGCGATCGAGAACGCGCGGACCGCCCTCGCGGCGCGGGCGCTGGGTGGCAAGCTGCCACCGCCCGTCGTCTCCGAGGACGGGCAAGCGGCGCTGCTCATCGTCCCGCTCTCCGGTGACCTCGACGGCGACGCGCTCGGCACGACCGTCGACGGCATCCGCGACGACGTACGGGCGCCGGGCGCCGGGCTCCCGGCCGGACTCTCGGCGCAGGTGACCGGCGGTGCGGCATTCAGCCGGGACATCTCGGCCGCCTTCGACGGTGCCGACGTCACCCTGCTCGTCTCGACCGCCGCCGTCGTGGCGCTGCTGCTGCTCATCACCTACCGCAGCCCGTTCCTGTGGATCATCCCGCTGACGGTGATCGGCATCGGCGACCAGGTGGTGGCGAAGCTGCTGCCCTGGGTGGCGAACCTCGTCGGCGAGCGTACCGACGCGTCGATCAGCGGCATCGTCTCCGTGCTGGTCTTCGGCGCGGGCACCGACTACGCGCTGCTGCTCATCTCCCGTTACCGCGAGGAACTGCGCCGGACCGAGTCGCGCCGCGAGGCGATGGCCGGAGCGCTCCGAGGGGCCGCACCGGCGATCCTCGCGAGCGCCGGTACCGTCATCCTGGCGCTGCTCACCCTGCTCTTCGCGGTGCTGACCAGCAACCGCACCCTCGGCATCTCGGCCGCCCTCGGCGTCGCGGTCGCCCTCGTCTTCGGCCTGGTCGTGCTGCCCGCCGCGCTCGTCTGCTTCCCTCGCGGCATCTTCTGGCCCTTCGTGCCCAAGGTCGGCAGCGCCGACCCGAGCGAGACCGGCTTCTGGTCCAGGGTGGCCAAAGGCGTCGGCCGCCGCCCGGCGGTCGTCCTGGTCGGTGCCGGGGTCGTGCTGGCGAGCCTCGCACTGGGTCTGCTCGGCACCAACGTCGGCCTGTCGCAGACCGAGCAGTTCCGCACCGAGGTCGAGTCGGTCACCGCGCAGGAGACCCTGGCCAGGCACTACCCGCCGGGTTCGTCGCAGCCTGCCGCCGTCATCGTCAACGCGGCCGCCGGCCAGCGGGCCGCCGACGAGCTCCGGGGCATCGGCGGGGTGACCCGGGTCGAGGAGCCGGAGACCTCCGAGGACGGCACGCTCACCCAGCTGCGGGTGCAGCTGACCGCCGAGTCCGGCACCCCGGCCGCCGACGCCACGGTCACCGCGATGCGCGACAGGCTCGCCGGGATCGCCGGAGCGGATGCCTACGTCGGCGGCGCACCCGCCGCCGACCTGGATAAACGCGACGCCAACGTACGCGATGACATGGTGATCGCCCCGCTGGTGCTCGCCGTCGTCCTGATCGTGCTCATCGCGCTGCTGCGATCCCTGGTCGCGCCGATCCTGCTGCTGATCACCGTCATCGTCAGCTTCGCGGCGAGCCTGGGCGCGGCGACCTTCGTCTTCCACCTCGTCGGGATTCCGGCGCTGGACGCCGCGGTGCCGCTGCTCGCGTTCCTCTTCCTCGTCGCGCTCGGCGTGGACTACAACATCTTCCTGGTGACCCGGGCGCGGGAGGAGACCGCCGCACGCGGAGACACCAGGGCCGGGATGCTGCGGGCGCTCTCGGCGACCGGTGGCGTGATCACCTCGGCGGGCATCCTGCTCGCGGCGGTCTTCGCGGTGCTCGGCGTGCTGCCGGTCATCGTGCTCACCCAGCTCGGCATCATCGTCGGCATCGGCGTGCTGCTCGACACGCTGCTGGTGCGGACCGTGGTCGTTCCCGCGCTGGCCCTGCTGCTCGGCGAGCGGTTCTGGTGGCCGGCCCGCCCGGCCGAGGGGGCCGGCGCGAACCGGGCCACCGCCTCGGATCCGTCGGCGTGA
- a CDS encoding YihY/virulence factor BrkB family protein, which translates to MSSHAQPTSEQAPPPEAGPASPARLSGHDWWSAIVMTVKEFRRDNLTVWAAALTYYSVLSLFPGLLVLVAILGLLDDSLTQSLVDNVIPIVPASARDIVTAAVENVQHGQGKAGLAAVIGLLVATWSASGYVAGFMQASNAIYDVKEGRPVWKTVPIRIGVTLVTGVLLVASMLIVVLSGELAQRVGDVFGIGPAAVDTWNVLKWPVLVVIIGLLFAILYWACPNVRQGGFAWVSPGGLVAVVLWVAISLLFALYTAHFGSYDATYGTLGGVIVFLTWLWLSNVAILFGAEFDAELERRRAIAAGHPADQEPYMQMRDGSKVDPGVDEDLS; encoded by the coding sequence ATGAGCAGTCACGCGCAGCCGACATCCGAGCAGGCACCCCCGCCGGAGGCCGGTCCCGCCTCCCCCGCCCGGCTCAGCGGCCACGACTGGTGGTCGGCGATCGTCATGACGGTCAAGGAGTTCCGCCGGGACAACCTGACGGTCTGGGCGGCGGCCCTCACCTACTACAGCGTCCTGTCGCTCTTTCCGGGTCTGCTGGTGCTCGTCGCCATCCTGGGCCTGCTCGACGACTCGCTGACACAGTCTCTTGTGGACAACGTGATCCCGATCGTGCCCGCGTCCGCCCGCGACATCGTGACCGCGGCGGTGGAGAACGTGCAGCACGGCCAGGGCAAGGCCGGGCTGGCCGCCGTCATCGGCCTGCTCGTCGCCACCTGGTCGGCCTCGGGCTATGTGGCCGGGTTCATGCAGGCCTCCAACGCCATCTATGACGTCAAGGAGGGCCGCCCGGTCTGGAAGACGGTTCCGATCCGGATCGGCGTCACCCTCGTCACCGGCGTACTCCTCGTGGCGAGCATGCTGATCGTGGTCCTCAGCGGCGAGCTCGCCCAGCGCGTCGGCGATGTCTTCGGCATCGGTCCGGCGGCGGTCGACACCTGGAACGTGCTGAAGTGGCCGGTACTCGTGGTCATCATCGGCCTGCTCTTCGCCATCCTCTACTGGGCCTGCCCGAACGTCCGCCAGGGCGGCTTCGCCTGGGTCAGCCCGGGCGGGCTCGTCGCCGTGGTGCTCTGGGTGGCGATCTCGCTGCTCTTCGCCCTCTACACCGCACACTTCGGCTCCTACGACGCCACCTACGGCACCCTCGGCGGTGTCATCGTCTTCCTCACCTGGCTGTGGCTGAGCAACGTCGCGATCCTCTTCGGCGCGGAGTTCGACGCCGAGCTGGAGCGCCGCCGGGCGATCGCGGCCGGCCACCCGGCCGACCAGGAGCCATACATGCAGATGCGCGACGGCAGCAAGGTCGACCCCGGCGTGGACGAGGATCTCTCCTGA
- a CDS encoding GlsB/YeaQ/YmgE family stress response membrane protein, with the protein MTVAGIISAIIVGLIIGALGRLVLPGRQNLPIWLTIVVGIIAAIVGTLIAQAVGVAVTDGIDWIELVFQIGLAAVGVALVSGMRGRSAV; encoded by the coding sequence ATGACCGTCGCCGGAATCATTTCAGCGATCATCGTCGGACTCATCATCGGCGCCCTCGGCCGCCTGGTGCTCCCGGGCCGGCAGAACCTGCCGATCTGGCTCACCATCGTCGTCGGCATCATCGCCGCCATCGTCGGCACCCTGATCGCCCAGGCCGTCGGCGTCGCCGTCACCGACGGCATCGACTGGATCGAACTCGTCTTCCAGATCGGCCTCGCCGCAGTCGGAGTCGCCCTCGTCTCCGGCATGCGCGGCCGCTCCGCGGTCTGA
- a CDS encoding CDGSH iron-sulfur domain-containing protein — protein sequence MTAGRHVPATVTPYENGPLLLRGDFEIVTPDGDRIDAGRPTVALCRCGKSRIKPFCDGTHKLIGFEAPEGHDKP from the coding sequence ATGACCGCCGGTCGGCACGTCCCGGCCACCGTCACGCCCTATGAGAACGGGCCGCTGCTGCTGCGGGGCGACTTCGAGATCGTCACGCCCGACGGCGATCGGATCGACGCGGGACGACCCACCGTCGCCCTGTGCCGCTGCGGGAAGTCTCGTATCAAGCCCTTCTGCGACGGCACCCACAAGCTGATCGGTTTTGAAGCACCAGAGGGCCACGACAAACCCTGA
- a CDS encoding iron-containing redox enzyme family protein has translation MRLPEPRGPVSATLITLLRADTEPAPMPGFGDGDPLVDDDLQLTLTICYELHYGGFDEVDDAWEWHPGVLAVRAEAERRFERAVRDLVGSPAPVPAAEIPAALTALTAETDGPSLSRYVQRHATLDQFREFVVHKSLYQLKEADPHTFAIPRLTGRAKAALVEIQIDEYGSGRLDRMHSELFRTTMRHLGLDAAYGAYLDRLPATSLAINNLISMFALHRRLRGALAGQLAAFEMTSSLPNSRYGNGLRRLGGDAEATLFYDEHVAADAVHEQIAAHDLCGGLVAAEPHLSSDVLFGAAAAEALGGRVGRRMLADWEHGASSLRPGSPDLPVTDGAVLVGVAG, from the coding sequence ATGAGACTTCCCGAACCACGCGGACCGGTATCGGCGACGCTGATCACGCTGCTGAGGGCCGACACGGAACCCGCACCGATGCCCGGTTTCGGCGACGGCGACCCGCTCGTCGACGACGACCTGCAGCTCACTCTCACCATCTGTTATGAGCTGCACTATGGCGGCTTCGACGAGGTGGACGACGCCTGGGAGTGGCACCCCGGTGTCCTCGCGGTCCGCGCCGAGGCCGAACGGCGCTTCGAGCGCGCGGTCCGAGACCTGGTCGGCTCGCCCGCACCGGTTCCGGCCGCCGAGATCCCGGCCGCCCTCACCGCCCTCACCGCCGAGACGGACGGCCCGTCGCTGTCCCGCTACGTCCAGCGCCACGCCACGCTCGACCAGTTCCGCGAGTTCGTCGTGCACAAGTCGCTCTACCAGCTCAAAGAGGCGGATCCGCACACCTTCGCGATCCCCCGGCTCACCGGGCGCGCCAAGGCCGCGCTGGTCGAGATCCAGATCGACGAGTACGGGTCGGGCCGGCTGGACCGGATGCACTCGGAGCTGTTCCGCACCACGATGCGGCATCTCGGACTCGATGCGGCCTATGGCGCCTACCTCGACCGGCTCCCCGCCACCTCGCTCGCCATCAACAACCTGATCTCGATGTTCGCCCTGCACCGGCGGCTGCGTGGCGCACTCGCCGGGCAGCTCGCCGCGTTCGAGATGACGTCGAGCCTGCCCAACAGCCGCTACGGCAACGGCCTGCGCCGGCTCGGCGGTGATGCGGAGGCGACCCTCTTCTACGACGAGCACGTCGCCGCCGACGCGGTCCACGAGCAGATCGCCGCGCATGACCTGTGCGGTGGACTGGTCGCGGCCGAGCCGCACCTGAGCAGCGATGTCCTCTTCGGAGCGGCCGCCGCGGAAGCGCTGGGCGGGCGGGTCGGCCGACGGATGCTCGCCGACTGGGAGCACGGCGCGAGCTCTCTGCGGCCGGGGTCGCCGGACCTTCCCGTCACCGACGGCGCGGTCCTGGTCGGGGTGGCCGGATGA
- a CDS encoding SpoIIE family protein phosphatase, with product MSADGNTILVVDDTPSKRYVLVSWLKRGGYTVVEAETGAQALDRFEQGDIDLVVLDVRLPDASGFEICQRIKEHPRFGTTPVIHVSAAAVESVDRTHGLSGGADGYLVEPINPDELLATIASVLRYYQARLQAERLAARLTSLVHVTADMGAATSQRRLLEQAARGGSEIFDSAVTIFTGDRDGAWIMATCAGRGEAAEVRPATMELGDEPIGITIRDEAADRWPALRTADAEVRVAAFHTRPEQPAVYVVMPSSASLTDSPVLTLFGQAIVAAIESQRLFASEHNLALTLQRSLLPRRVPRLSGFDLAVRYVPASDHAEIGGDFYEVTQQADRIVIAVGDVGGHSLHAATVMAELRHATRAYLIEGYSPATILDRLNILIGALLPGEIATMCVIAISWDTGEVLMSNAGHPPPMLHGADGARLLHGHGPLLGIHVRPATESSFTLAPGDTLVLYTDGLIERRGEILDIGLERLVAAAGTPEPDLEQYASRLLDELVPEVPSDDIALVAIRRRAIREAAPDQVFTHGYPPIEDVIPPAGAATFVVDTPSLSRLRQAMSAFGQENGLDVDGQDRLVLAANELLTNAIRHGGGGGRMWLWRDEAWFFCQVTDQGRGFTDLAAEAGAPQAGPRAMSGRGLWLVRQLMGRVLVRSGPSGTTVTAALPIPNA from the coding sequence ATGAGCGCCGACGGCAACACCATCCTCGTCGTCGACGACACCCCGTCGAAGCGCTACGTGCTCGTCAGCTGGCTCAAGCGCGGCGGCTACACCGTGGTGGAGGCCGAGACCGGGGCGCAGGCGCTGGACCGGTTCGAGCAGGGCGACATCGACCTCGTCGTGCTCGACGTGCGGCTCCCCGACGCCAGCGGCTTCGAGATCTGCCAGCGGATCAAGGAGCATCCGCGCTTCGGCACCACCCCGGTCATCCACGTCTCCGCCGCCGCGGTCGAGTCGGTCGACCGGACCCACGGCCTCTCCGGCGGCGCCGACGGCTACCTGGTGGAGCCGATCAACCCCGACGAGCTGCTCGCCACCATCGCCTCCGTGCTGCGCTACTACCAGGCCCGGCTCCAGGCCGAGCGGCTCGCGGCCCGGCTGACCAGCCTGGTGCACGTCACCGCCGACATGGGTGCCGCCACGAGCCAGCGCCGCCTGCTGGAGCAGGCCGCCCGCGGCGGCAGCGAGATCTTCGACTCGGCCGTCACGATCTTCACCGGAGACCGCGACGGTGCCTGGATCATGGCCACCTGCGCCGGCCGCGGCGAGGCCGCCGAGGTGCGCCCGGCCACGATGGAGCTCGGCGACGAGCCGATCGGCATCACGATCCGCGACGAGGCGGCCGACCGGTGGCCGGCGCTGCGGACCGCCGACGCCGAGGTCCGGGTCGCGGCCTTCCACACCCGTCCCGAGCAGCCCGCCGTCTACGTCGTCATGCCGTCCTCGGCGAGCCTGACCGACAGCCCGGTGCTCACCCTCTTCGGCCAGGCGATCGTCGCGGCGATCGAGTCGCAGCGCCTGTTCGCCAGCGAGCACAACCTCGCGCTCACCCTGCAGCGCAGCCTGCTCCCCCGCCGCGTACCCCGGCTGTCCGGCTTCGACCTCGCGGTTCGCTACGTGCCGGCGAGCGACCACGCCGAGATCGGCGGCGATTTCTACGAGGTGACGCAGCAGGCGGACCGCATCGTCATCGCGGTCGGCGACGTCGGCGGCCACTCCCTGCACGCGGCGACGGTGATGGCCGAGCTCCGCCACGCCACCCGCGCCTACCTGATCGAGGGCTACAGCCCGGCGACGATCCTCGATCGGCTCAACATCCTCATCGGCGCCCTGCTCCCCGGCGAGATCGCCACGATGTGCGTGATCGCGATCAGCTGGGACACCGGTGAGGTGCTGATGAGCAACGCCGGCCACCCGCCGCCGATGCTGCACGGTGCCGACGGCGCACGCCTGCTCCACGGCCACGGGCCGCTGCTCGGCATCCATGTGCGCCCCGCCACCGAGAGCTCCTTCACCCTGGCTCCCGGCGACACCCTGGTGCTCTACACCGACGGTCTGATCGAGCGCCGCGGGGAGATCCTCGACATCGGGCTGGAGCGCCTGGTGGCGGCGGCGGGCACCCCGGAACCGGACCTGGAGCAGTACGCCAGCCGCCTGCTCGACGAGCTGGTGCCGGAGGTGCCCAGCGACGACATAGCGCTGGTGGCGATCCGTCGGCGGGCGATCCGCGAGGCGGCGCCCGACCAGGTCTTCACGCACGGCTACCCGCCCATCGAGGACGTCATCCCGCCGGCCGGCGCGGCCACCTTCGTGGTCGACACGCCGTCGCTGAGCCGGCTGCGGCAGGCGATGAGCGCCTTCGGCCAGGAGAACGGCCTCGACGTCGACGGCCAGGACCGGTTGGTCCTCGCCGCCAACGAGCTGCTCACCAACGCGATCCGGCACGGTGGCGGCGGGGGCCGGATGTGGCTGTGGCGCGATGAGGCGTGGTTCTTCTGCCAGGTCACCGACCAGGGCCGAGGTTTCACCGATCTGGCGGCCGAGGCGGGGGCACCGCAGGCCGGTCCGAGAGCGATGAGCGGGCGCGGGCTGTGGCTGGTACGCCAGCTGATGGGCCGGGTCCTGGTGCGCTCCGGACCGTCGGGGACCACGGTCACGGCGGCACTGCCCATTCCCAACGCGTAA